Proteins encoded by one window of Cloeon dipterum chromosome 4, ieCloDipt1.1, whole genome shotgun sequence:
- the LOC135944344 gene encoding nose resistant to fluoxetine protein 6-like: protein MGILKVLLCLNLVLFPLSWAQVLTPPCAADVGRTLIEAAGGEEWALRMIDATSKFPDGIFVGNIVSFGHWDECVQVSSGNGIEGKYCRVAATYENAEFFYKLELEKITKMQSMRAAPAGTALTLKFGLCLPQSCTTDDFVFVAEQLLPVLDNATQLSVTVNPGECSTLESVNLPIDGGTIAATVIFSMLIALVVVATILEHFNKGGTVVKALSMKTTYNDLVRVREGSFDSVNGLKVLSMLWIMVGHRYDLGALSTASSNIALAIDMTQNPLFQLLSNVGYLAVDSFYQIGGFLLAFGFFRDMKRGATFDAFKFYLYRYIRITAPLSIMIVFYVTILRYIGEGPEWYRMVYLRFIHPCETYWWAAITYVNNYVGGLEQCVEQTWYTSLDMQMAWLSPLLLLPMHYSPRAGKQLAFLVAALSCAIPAAITYINNYPWGPNNVNYDHYSPLIFTYEVYLPTHTRCSPYIAGVILGYIMANTPRKMYFNWKTVALGWILCAGIMLTVVFLFAITLKYDYVYEPIAAMIYGGFHRFAWAVGLCWIIFACSKGIGGPVNAILSWRLFNILAPVIYGVFLVHFMVIAVQAGSKRHPDTLEYYDVIHKFLGDIPFSFVGGAALYFVVEAPVMVFMRIIFKKQRPARPAGKTSPEKATKAKV from the exons ATGGGGATTTTGAAAGTACTGCTCTGTCTTAATTTAGTACTTTTCCCTTTGTCTTGGGCGCAAGTTTTGACTCCACCATGCGCGGCTGATGTGGGGAGGACCTTGATAGAGGCTGCGGGAGGCGAAGAATGGGCTTTGCGAATGATCGACGCAACAAGCAAGTTCCCGGACGGAATTTTTGTCGGAAATATAGTCAGCTTTGGCCACTGGGACGAATGTGTGCAGGTGAGCAGTGGAAATGGCATCGAGGGAAAATACTGCAGGGTCGCCGCCACCTATGAAAACGCTGAGTTTTTTTACaa ATTggagttggaaaaaataacaaagatGCAGAGCATGAGAGCGGCTCCAGCTGGCACTGCGCtaactttgaaatttggtttgtGTCTCCCCCAATCTTGCACCACTGACGACTTTGTGTTTGTAGCCGAGCAATTGTTACCCGTGCTGGACAATGCTACTCAGCTTTCAGTCACCGTAAACCCTGGAGAATGCAGCACACTGGAATCTGTCAATTTACCCATAGACGGCGGCACTATTGCAGCAACTGTCATTTTTTCTATGCTAATTG CTTTAGTCGTGGTGGCGACTATTCTGGAACATTTTAACAAGGGCGGGACAGTTGTCAAAGCACTGAGTATGAAGACAACCTACAATGATTTGGTTCGCGTTCGCGAAGGATCGTTTGACAGCGTAAACGGATTGAAAGTTCTTAGTATGCTCTGGATTATGGTCGGGCACAGATATGATTTAGGCGCCCTGTCCACGGCATCTTCAAATATTGCTCTCGCCATTGAT ATGACGCAAAATCCGCTGTTCCAGCTGCTATCGAACGTAGGATATCTCGCAGTTGACTCTTTCTACCAAATCGGTGGCTTTCTTTTGGCATTTGGATTTTTCAGAGACATGAAGAGAGGCGCCACCTTTGATGCTTTCAAATTCTACTTATACCGTTACATTAG gatAACTGCCCCATTGAGTATTATGATTGTCTTCTATGTAACAATCTTGCGATACATAGGCGAAGGACCAGAGTGGTATCGAATGGTGTATCTCAGATTCATTCACCCGTGTGAAACTTACTGGTGGGCGGCTATTACCTATGTTAATAACTACGTAGGCGGCCTAGAG CAATGCGTGGAGCAAACCTGGTACACATCGTTGGACATGCAGATGGCTTGGCTGTCCCCTTTGCTCCTCCTGCCCATGCACTACTCACCAAGGGCTGGCAAACAGCTAGCTTTTCTCGTAGCGGCGCTGTCTTGTGCCATTCCTGCTGCTATTACttacattaataattatcCTTGGGGTCCCAACAATGTTAATTATGA TCACTACAGCCCGCTCATTTTCACTTATGAAGTTTACTTGCCGACGCACACCAGATGCTCACCCTATATTGCTGGAGTTATTCTTGGCTACATTATGGCCAATACTCCACGCAAGATGTACTTTAATTGg AAAACGGTTGCGTTGGGTTGGATTTTGTGCGCAGGAATCATGCTGACCGTGGTTTTCTTATTTGCCATTACATTGAAATACG ATTATGTTTATGAGCCCATCGCTGCAATGATTTACGGTGGATTCCACCGCTTTGCGTGGGCTGTTGGCCTCTGCTGGATCATTTTTGCATGCAGCAAAGGCATTGGCGGACCCGTCAATGCTATTCTCTCTTGGAGACTGTTCAACATTCTCGCCCCAGTGATTTACGGCGTATTTTTGGTTCACTTCATGGTCATTGCCGTGCAAGCCGGATCTAAGAGGCATCCCGATACACTTGAATATTATGACGTG attCACAAGTTTCTTGGGGACATTCCGTTTTCCTTTGTTGGAGGCGCTGCACTCTATTTCGTGGTGGAGGCTCCTGTGATGGTATTCATGAGAATTATCTTCAAGAAGCAACGCCCTGCCCGCCCTGCTG GAAAAACCTCACCCGAGAAAGCAACAAAGGCTAAAGTTTGA
- the LOC135942742 gene encoding uncharacterized protein LOC135942742, giving the protein MAPNKSPGSGYVVVEFKLAAPRPHCSNLRPPRNSQEMRVLIIAGVLLVIAAAAYSHSIPRAGCAISINQNLPDPQALVINPQGTFDIFGFFLPQSGDIVTFDVGQEVLFACPGATLNVTGTAELLANCVDGTTFQQADGTQHDFSQLGCTKLPFHTYQDTGRLCGRPDQIYPIYAFGFELSNGDFYNLYEVCFDPANGNTRYSVFTQTPEIRGYQSGYPRPSSFIQGPFYYDGFDIYQAYTRDNQTATIANIVGSMDLALQYVNQSFDSSFYLARGHLAAKADYVYGAHQRATFWYLNVAPQWQTFNEANWAQLEYDCRTYAGQRSSPLKVFTGTHGQSVLPDINGDLQPLYLGLDPNNNAIVHVPEIFWKVLYDPQTQEGVAFVGSNNPYLENPPGFIKCTDVCDQLTWLLWDPKNVTSGLSYCCEFNELAQTVLEIPELTVSGLLT; this is encoded by the exons ATGGCACCTAATAAAAGCCCTGGAAGTGGTTATGTCGTGGTCGAGTTTAAACTTGCAGCACCGCGGCCACACTGCTCTAATTTGAGGCCACCGAGGAACTCGCAGGAGATGAGGGTATTAATTATTGCCGGTGTGCTGCTTGTAATTGCTGCAGCTGCGTATTCGCACTCCATTCCCAGAGCAG gaTGTGCTATCTCCATAAATCAAAACCTGCCAGATCCACAAGCGTTGGTTATCAATCCACAGGGAACGTTTGACATTTTCGGTTTCTTCCTGCCACAGTCTGGTGACATCGTGACTTTTGACGTCGGCCAAGAGGTTCTTTTTGCCTGTCCTGGCGCCACCCTCAACGTCACAGGCACGGCGGAGCTGCTTGCTAATTGCGTGGACGGGACAACTTTCCAGCAAGCCGATGGAACACAACACGATTTTTCTCAACTTGGCTGCACCAAATTGCCGTTTCACACGTACCAAGACACTGGCAGGCTTTGCGGCAGACCTgatcag atttatcCTATTTACGCGTTTGGTTTTGAGCTTTCTAATGGGGACTTTTACAATCTGTATGAAGTCTGCTTTGACCCAGCAAATGGGAACACAAG GTACTCCGTTTTTACGCAAACACCCGAAATTCGTGGCTACCAGTCCGGCTACCCACGGCCCTCTAGCTTCATTCAGGGCCCGTTCTACTACGACGGCTTCGATATTTACCAGGCGTACACGCGTGATAACCAGACAGCAACAATCGCCAACATCGTTGGCTCCATGGATTTGGCATTGCAATACGTGAATCAAAGCTTTGACAGTTCCTTTTACCTAGCGAGAGGCCATCTCGCCGCCAAAGCTGATTACGTTTATGGCGCCCATCAAAGAGCTACCTTCTG GTACTTGAACGTGGCCCCACAATGGCAGACCTTCAACGAAGCAAATTGGGCTCAGTTAGAGTACGACTGTCGTACCTACGCCGGACAGAGGTCCAGTCCTCTAAAGGTCTTCACAGGTACCCACGGTCAATCTGTTCTTCCCGATATTAACGGTGACCTTCAGCCTCTCTATCTGGGACTTGACCCAAACAACAACGCCATTGTCCACGTGCCTGAAATCTTTTGGAAG GTGCTGTACGACCCGCAAACACAAGAAGGGGTAGCGTTTGTTGGAAGCAACAACCCGTACTTGGAAAACCCCCCTGGTTTTATCAAATGCACTGACGTATGCGACCAGCTGACGTGGCTTCTGTGGGACCCTAAAAACGTCACCTCTGGTCTCTCTTACTGCTGCGAATTCAACGAACTTGCTCAAACTGTTCTTGAAATACCTGAGTTGACTGTTTCAGGATTGCTAACGTAA